The stretch of DNA AGGCGAATCGCCGTTATCTCTATTTCGCCCGCATCGCGGATATCGAAGGGTATCCGGAGATCGGCGGGCTCTTCCGGGATACGGCTGAAGCCGAAACCGGTCATGCTTTCGGGCACCTGGACTTCCTGAAGGAAGTCGGCGATCCGGTGACGGGTACGCCCTTCGGCACGACCGAGCAGAACTTGAAGTCGGCCATCGAGGGCGAGACCTACGAGTACACGGAGATGTATCCGGGATTCGCGCGCACGGCGCGCGAGGAGGGCTTCGACGAGCTCGCCGAGTGGTTCGAGACGCTCGCGCGCGCGGAGAAGTCACACGCGGCCCGCTTCACCAAGGGGCTGCAGCAAATTGCGGGCAAGGAGCCAGCTGAATCGCTCACGTGAGCGATGGGAGCACCTCCTGGTCACGAGGTGATCGGTCGGGAGGTGCTGTGCGAGCAGCCTCGATGCCTTTCTCTCTCGATCTCC from Blastocatellia bacterium encodes:
- a CDS encoding rubrerythrin family protein, encoding MAKSLQGTKSLENLKHAFAGEAQANRRYLYFARIADIEGYPEIGGLFRDTAEAETGHAFGHLDFLKEVGDPVTGTPFGTTEQNLKSAIEGETYEYTEMYPGFARTAREEGFDELAEWFETLARAEKSHAARFTKGLQQIAGKEPAESLT